A genomic window from Solanum stenotomum isolate F172 chromosome 10, ASM1918654v1, whole genome shotgun sequence includes:
- the LOC125841215 gene encoding eukaryotic initiation factor 4A-2-like — MAGLAPEGSQFDARQFDAKMTELLGTEQQEFFTSYDEVHDSFDAMGLQENLLRGIYAYGFEKPSAIQQRGIVPFCKGLDVIQQAQSGTGKTATFCSGILQQLDYSLVECQALVLAPTRELAQQIEKVMRALGDYLGVKVHACVGGTSVREDQRILQSGVHVVVGTPGRVFDMLRRQSLRPDHIKMFVLDEADEMLSRGFKDQIYDIFQLLPPKIQVGVFSATMPPEALEITRKFMNKPVRILVKRDELTLEGIKQFYVNVDKEEWKLETLCDLYETLAITQSVIFVNTRRKVDWLTDKMRSRDHTVSATHGDMDQNTRDIIMREFRSGSSRVLITTDLLARGIDVQQVSLVINYDLPTQPENYLHRIGRSGRFGRKGVAINFVTKDDERMLFDIQKFYNVVVEELPANVADLL; from the exons ATGGCTGGCTTGGCACCGGAAGGTTCTCAATTTGATGCTCGTCAATTTGATGCTAAAATGACCGAGCT GCTTGGGACTGAACAGCAGGAGTTCTTCACATCATATGATGAGGTTCATGACAGTTTTGATGCCATGGGTTTGCAAGAAAACCTTCTTAGGGGCATCTATGCCTATG GTTTTGAGAAGCCATCTGCTATCCAGCAAAGGGgtattgttcctttttgcaaggGTCTTGATGTGATCCAACAGGCACAATCTGGTACAGGAAAGACTGCAACTTTCTGCTCTGGGATTCTCCAGCAGCTTGATTACAGCTTAGTCGAATGTCAGGCTCTGGTTCTGGCTCCAACCCGTGAGCTTGCCCAACAGATTGAGAAGGTTATGCGAGCACTTGGTGACTATCTTGGTGTGAAGGTTCATGCCTGTGTAGGAGGTACCAGTGTCCGTGAGGATCAGCGTATCCTTCAAAGTGGTGTTCATGTGGTTGTTGGTACTCCTGGTCGTGTATTTGACATGTTGCGCCGGCAGTCTCTTCGCCCCGACCACATCAAGATGTTTGTTCTGGATGAAGCTGATGAAATGCTCTCTAGAGGTTTCAAGGATCAG ATTTATGATATTTTCCAATTGCTGCCACCAAAGATTCAAGTTGGTGTTTTCTCTGCCACAATGCCACCAGAGGCCCTTGAAATTACTAGGAAGTTCATGAACAAGCCTGTGAGGATCCTTGTGAAGCGTGATGAGCTCACTCTTGAAGGTATCAAGCAATTTTATGTCAATGTTGACAAGGAAGAGTGGAAGCTTGAAACTCTTTGCGATCTTTACGAAACCTTAGCCATCACCCAGAGTGTGATCTTTGTGAACACCAGGCGTAAGGTTGATTGGCTCACTGATAAGATGCGCAGCCGTGATCACACAGTATCTGCCACTCATGGAGACATGGACCAGAACACCAGAGATATCATTATGCGAGAGTTCCGATCTGGGTCATCTCGTGTGCTTATCACTACCGATCTTCTGGCACGTGGTATTGATGTGCAGCAAGTATCCCTTGTGATTAACTATGACCTTCCTACTCAGCCAGAAAACTACTTGCATCGTATTGGTCGTAGTGGACGATTTGGAAGGAAGGGTGTAGCTATCAATTTTGTCACAAAGGATGATGAAAGGATGCTTTTTGACATTCAGAAGTTTTACAATGTTGTAGTGGAGGAGCTACCAGCCAATGTGGCCGATCTTCTTTGA